The Euphorbia lathyris chromosome 8, ddEupLath1.1, whole genome shotgun sequence genome has a window encoding:
- the LOC136203269 gene encoding probable inactive purple acid phosphatase 28: protein MESREVKWGFSLLYLTIILSLLYSLHTRIAIKLIVGYHKPLLKRSRDGPLRFRDDGTFKILQVADMHYGTGAVTRCRDVLPSEFDFCSDLNTTRFLHRMIRSEKPDFIAFTGDNIFGTSTTDAAESLLRAFGPAMESGIPWAAVLGNHDHESTMNREELMSFISLMDYSVSQTNPSAEVHSDTVKGKMITDIDGFGNYDLRVHGAAGSVLANHSVLNLFFLDSGATEVFQGRRTYGWIKESQLRWLHGVSKGYQDQKQDLGHLTEASPSSVPPSLAFFHIPIPEIRQLYYHKVIGHFDETVACSKVYSGVLQTFVSMGDMKAVFMGHDHNNDFCGKLDGIWFCYGGGFGYHAYGKAGWERRARVVLAELGKDTNSWNGVTRIRTWKRLDDEKLSKIDEQVLWEV from the exons ATGGAATCAAGAGAAGTCAAATGGGGATTCTCTCTTCTTTATCTCACTATAATTCTCTCACTTCTATACTCTCTCCATACTCGTATCGCAATCAAATTAATCGTAGGTTACCATAAACCTCTTCTCAAGAGATCTCGTGATGGACCTCTCCGCTTTCGCGACGATGGCACTTTCAAAATCCTTCAG GTGGCTGATATGCATTACGGAACTGGAGCTGTGACTCGCTGCAGAGATGTGTTACCCTCTGAATTTGATTTCTGCTCCGATCTCAACACCACTCGATTTCTTCACAGGATGATTCGATCGGAGAAACCTGATTTCATTGCTTTCACTg GAGATAACATATTTGGGACAAGCACTACTGATGCTGCTGAGTCTTTACTTCGCGCCTTTGGTCCTGCCATGGAATCCGGAATTCCGTGGGCAGCAGTCTTAGGAAATCATGACCATGAATCTACAATGAACCGCGAAGAACTGATGTCTTTCATCTCCTTGATGGATTATTCAGTATCACAAACCAATCCATCTGCTGAAGTTCACTCTGATACTGTCAAAGGAAAGATGATAACAGACATTGATGGCTTTGGGAATTACGATTTGAGGGTTCACGGAGCTGCAGGTTCTGTTTTGGCTAACCACAGTGTCCTAAATCTTTTCTTTCTTGACAGTGGAGCCACAGAGGTTTTTCAGGGACGTAGAACATATGGATGGATTAAGGAATCTCAACTTCGTTGGCTTCATGGTGTTTCTAAGGGATATCAG GACCAAAAGCAAGATCTCGGTCACTTGACTGAGGCATCACCGTCATCTGTGCCGCCCTCACTGGCATTTTTCCATATCCCAATCCCAGAAATTCGGCAGCTATACTATCACAAGGTTATAGGCCATTTTGATGAAACTGTGGCCTGTTCGAAAGTGTACTCAGGAGTCTTACAGACCTTTGTATCTATGGGAGATATGAAAGCAGTGTTTATGGGGCATGACCACAACAATGACTTTTGTGGTAAATTAGATGGCATATGGTTTTGTTATGGTGGAGGCTTTGGATACCACGCGTACGGAAAAGCTGGATGGGAACGAAGAGCAAGGGTCGTATTAGCAGAACTTGGGAAGGATACGAATTCGTGGAATGGAGTGACTAGAATTCGAACCTGGAAGCGTCTGGATGACGAAAAGTTGAGCAAGATTGATGAGCAGGTCTTGTGGGAAGTGTAG